The genomic window CCACAAAAGATCACACAAAAGACCACTTTCAGGAACTTCACTTGGCCTTGGCAAATTACTTATCTGTTTCAAACTATGCAATTCAGGAGACAATCCACCATGCATACATATAATCTTTTCATCGACAATTGCCGCGACCGGCAAACAGTTGAAACAATCTGAAAATATCTTCCATACCCTTACATTGAATCGCCTTTTACATTCGTCGTAGAATCCATAGACGCGGTTTATTGAAGCACATTCGTGGTTTCCTCTTAGAAGGAAGAAGTTTTCTGGATATTTGATTTTGTAGGCTAGAAGAAGTGATATTGTTTCTAAGCTTTGTTTTCCACGGTCTACATAATCACCTAAGAATAAGTAGTTGGAACGTGGAGGGAATCCACCATGCTCAAATAGGCTTAATAGGTCTGAATATTGACCATGGATATCTCCTAGTGAAATGAAACAACATATATATTAGTTcctagtaaaaaaaacttttcttttggcaacatgcatatatatttGTGTAGCACCAGTGTCAGTGTTGTGTCCGGCGTCCCTATCTATGTCAGTGTTTCATAGGATTGAACTAACTTGAGCCTGGTACAAGGAGCGAGTTCCCATTTGTATGTTGGGTTACAACTAGGAGGGTTTGGTGCTCCGGGTGGAAAATCCCAGGCCCTGATGATTAGGAGGGCTCGACGGTCACTGCAAAACCCAAGGTGCGATCCTAGGTCGCGTAGATCTTGGTAGTAGAATATAGTACGATTCAGGGGTAAATTTTTAAACACGGCTTGTGTTTAGAATTATAACCATCtaattaacaaactaaccaaCTAATTAATGGAAACTCTAACTAACAATCATTATTCTTAACAACTTGTCCTTTGTAATTCGGAGTACTGCGTAATGGATGAACGTAGACACAATTAGCTGAACTCGATGATTAGTTggtttctctattttttctataaattaaaGCAATGATGGAAAAGCATGGCCATGTACATAAATTGActaagaaaaatcaaataatttaaaataaaaacaaaacataaggTTGAAAAAATAGTTACCACATATCTTAATTGGTGCCTCAAGTTCCAAAAGATTAGGCTGTTTCAAGAAAATATCTCTAGAAACCATACAAAGTTGTTTGATTTCTCCTTCTGAAAGCTGAACCTGTTTTCCAGGTCTTCCTCTAACTTCAAGCAACCTATTGATAATACCATCAAGAACCCTTCTTTCCATAatcaagaacaaaaagaaagagaaagaaaaaaatagcaACTAGAATAAAGAACATTGTGTTGATGTTATTGTGtcttatataatatttaataattgaCATTATACTTTGAAACAAATGGTGTAACTATACAACTCATACAAAGGAATCAATGCTTTAGTTTTTGATATATAATGTTTTTGAGGTTCATTCATTAATATTTTGGTTCTGATTCTAGAGTTAATGGAAAAGGATGGTGGGAGTTGAATTGGAAAGATAAGAATATATTCGGTTGGAGTAAAgagtaaactttttttttttttgacaaaagtaaaGAGTAaactttaaatataaataaaatcagtAATAGAAATTCATTATACATGGAAGGAAAGAAtgaagaatatatataaggtgaggCTTGAAGGGAAGGAATATGGAGTAAAGTGGAGTGTGACTAAGTGGTAACTGAGTGGACAATTGCATGTACCTAATATATTTTCATGTGATATAATTGCTACAAGATTTCTTAGATTGATGCTTATGGAAGAGGAGTGTTATCTTTGGAAGAACTCGAGTTcaattttttgtgaaaataattttttgccaGATTTTATTTACTTAACAGTTGAACTCTGAATTATATCTCTTTTTCCCGAAAACCAGAATgttgaaaaaagaaagaaaaaaaagt from Trifolium pratense cultivar HEN17-A07 linkage group LG1, ARS_RC_1.1, whole genome shotgun sequence includes these protein-coding regions:
- the LOC123902987 gene encoding serine/threonine-protein phosphatase PP1-like isoform X1; this translates as MERRVLDGIINRLLEVRGRPGKQVQLSEGEIKQLCMVSRDIFLKQPNLLELEAPIKICGDIHGQYSDLLSLFEHGGFPPRSNYLFLGDYVDRGKQSLETISLLLAYKIKYPENFFLLRGNHECASINRVYGFYDECKRRFNVRVWKIFSDCFNCLPVAAIVDEKIICMHGGLSPELHSLKQISNLPRPSEVPESGLLCDLLWSDPCKDVHGWGVNERGVSFTFGASKVAEFLQRHDLDLICRAHQVVEDGYEFFANRQLVTIFSAPNYCGEFDNAGAMMSVDETLMCSFQILKPVDHKMPKFGFRSSTSFKKAFLGAKVRAD
- the LOC123902987 gene encoding serine/threonine-protein phosphatase PP1-like isoform X2 — its product is MERRVLDGIINRLLEVRGRPGKQVQLSEGEIKQLCMVSRDIFLKQPNLLELEAPIKICGDIHGQYSDLLSLFEHGGFPPRSNYLFLGDYVDRGKQSLETISLLLAYKIKYPENFFLLRGNHECASINRVYGFYDECKRRFNVRVWKIFSDCFNCLPVAAIVDEKIICMHGGLSPELHSLKQISNLPRPSEVPESGLLCDLLWSDPCKDVHGWGVNERGVSFTFGASKVAEFLQRHDLDLICRAHQVVEDGYEFFANRQLVTIFSAPNYCGEFDNAGAMMSVDETLMCSFQILKPVDHKMPKFGFRSSTSFKAFLGAKVRAD